The Patescibacteria group bacterium nucleotide sequence AAAATGCAATCAGAGTTTGGCAGCAATCCAAAGAATATTATTGTAGGCATTGGACCAGGCATACGGCCGCGTCATTATTCTATCAAGCTGGAAATAGAAAAAGAATTTCCCGACTATGCAAAAGAAAATAGGCAGGGAATTACATTTGTGGACCTTCCAAAAATTATCACTCAACAGCTGCTAGATGAGGGTATTGATAAAAACAACATAAACGATTGTGGCGAGTGCACCTACTGCATGAGCGAAAAGTACTTTTCACATCGACGGGACCAAGTGGATCCATTGGAAACTATGCTGGCTTACATAACTATGGTGTAAATCAGGTTGACAAATGTCAAAAAATCTGATATCATTATAGATAGGAACAACAAAAACAAAAACAAAAGAGGGGCTAAGAGTCAATCTAGCCTCAAACGGCTTACAAAAAGCCGACTGGGACAGGGCGCTTAGCCCCCATCGTTCCCTCTCTGTTGTTCCAAAAAGAAAAGTGCCGGGGGTTTAGTAAAATACAAAAACAAAAACAAAAATGAAGAAGCCATGTTTTGCGTTATTAAGTCTGGGCAGCGTAATTATGTGCGCCGCTTTTTTGTTACCAAAGATGTCGCTAGCGGCCGGTGTGCGCGAGCCGATGGTGAAAGTAAGCGATCCAAAAACTCTTCAGGCAACCGGTGAGTTTTTAGCTTTTGATAAATCATTTCAGGGCGGCGGTACGGTGGCGGTTGATGACGTCAATGGCGATGGCCGACCGGAGATTGTCGTCGGTGCTGGGCCGGGTGGATCACCCAGGGTAAATATTTTTCTAACTGACGGGACATTAATAAAAAGTTTCTTGGCTTACGGTGCCAGCTACACCGGCGGGGTTGAGGTGGCGGCCGGTGATTTGAACGGCGATGGAACAGCGGAAATAATTGCTGGTACGGGTGCGGGTGGCGGCCCCCAGGTAAAGATATTCAATGCCAGCGGACAGGATATGTTTACGCCGGGATTTTTTGCTTTTGATAAAAATTACCATGGCGGCATCCATGTCGCAGCTTGTGACTTTGACGGCAACGGTACATCGGAAATCGTCGTCGGCAGCGGCAACGATAGCGATCCGCACGTACGCGTATTTGATCGCTTTGGTACAGCGCAGGCGCTGGACTTCCGGCCGTTCTCAAACCAGGATCGCGGCGGAGTATCAGTATCGTGTCTGAATGCTGATGGAGGCCGAACAGAAGAATTGATCACAGCTATCCACTTTTATGGAGTAGCGCACGTGAAAGTATATCGTGGTAATAGCGAACGAACAATCATCGGTGACTTTATAGCCTTCCCAGAATCTTATCGCGGCGGCATAAATGTAGCCGGCGGAGATTTAGACGGAGATGGTTTGGACGAGGTAATAGTATCGGCCAGCCAAAATGGCGGTCCGCAAGTTCTCGCATTTGAAGCCTATGGCAAACCGCTGGGTGTGAATTACTTTGCTTATGAATACACATTTAGGGGCGGAGTGAATGTTGCGGCAGGAGACACCCTGGGATTAGACGGCCCGGATTCGATTATTACTATGCCCGGCAGCCAAGTTGCCGAGGGGCGCACCGACTATCGCAAATATATTGAAATTGATTTGTCAGATCAGAGACTAAAATATTTTGAAAACGGCATCAAGGTAGGCGAGCATCAGATCTCCAGCGGGAAACCCGGTATGGACACGCCCACCGGCACGTTTAAGATTTTTAACAAGCAGACAGTAGCCTACTCAAACAAGTACAAACTATATATGCCCAGCTGGATGCAATTTACGGCGCAGGGTCACGGGTTGCACGGATTGCCGTATTGGAAAATGAAAAATGGCGGACTATACTATGAGGGGGCGAATCATTTAGGAAGAAAAGTATCGCATGGATGCGTGCGGTCATCGATCGCCGATGCGGCCAAGCTGTGGAACTGGGCCGAGAATGGTACAACCGTAATAGTTCATCAGTAGTCGCAGATAAAATATAGCGCTCTTTCGGAGCCGGTAGCAGCCACCGGCTTTTTAGTTTACTCGGCTGATAATAAAACCGACAAAAAAACAAACGCTCGGCTACTTGCCAAAAATGCTAGAAAATGGTAAAAATGAAACAGAGATATTTAATTACCAAATATGAATCAACCTAGCGCAAAAACAAGTCTAAACACCCGCTCTATCTGGGGGATATTCATTGTAATCATCGGCCTATTGTTTCTTCTGCAAGAACTGGGTTTGAACATACAAGCCGGGAAATTTTGGCCGGTTGTACTGCTGATACCGGGGTTGGCTTTTTGGACAATGTTTTTCTCGCGGCGCCAGCATAAGGGCATGGAGGGGGTATTGATACCCGGAACCATATTGACGGTACTGGGTGCGTATTTTATGTTTGAGTCTTTGACTGACTATACCACCAGCGGGGAAACATCATTTATCTACACGCTGGCCGTAAGTTTGGCTTTTTTTGCCGCCTATCATTTTGGCGACCGATCGCGTGGATACTTAATACCAGCTTGGATACTGTTGGGTGTAAGCGTGTTAATTCTCATGTCGGTCGCGGCCAGGCGGGAGGTTTGGCCGGTGATATTGATTTTAGTCGGTCTCTGGCTGATTGTCCGGCCTAATCGCGGATCGAAGCATAACGAAAGTCAATCGACGTCCGAACAGCCGGCAAATCATGATCAAGCAGCCGATCATCAAACGTAATATTATTAATTACCATACATATGAAACTTCACGCCCTATCCAACAAAAATAGAGTAGCCCTGGCAATAAATGTCATCACATTGTTGTTGGTCAACGCTGGCGGAGTTGGTTTATTCTTGACGCCAACAATGGCACAAGCAGGTGTTTCGAAAATATGGTTAACTGCAAATGGATGCGGTCCAAAAAGTGACAAGGTAGATTATGCTGATGTTGCGAATCGGATTTTTGTGAATGGCGAGTCATTCTCAGCGGGTGATATGAATTGGAGTGTTGCCGGACAAATCGAATCGGGCGATGCTAATATCGTGGTAAAAAACGGTGTCTATACGGTTGATGCTACCGGCACATTTTGCTTTAGAGTTTATAAGGTGAACACCGATGATTGGGGAAAATATAACGTGACGTTTGGAAGCGAAACGGAGGCGTATCAAGTTAATCCCTATGTTACCGGGTATGTATATATTGATCCGAATGCCGACAATAATTATATCGGCGGTATTAGCTGGGAAGTAAAAGCTACAAAGGGCAGCGATACAATAACAACTAATGCGGACAGCAATGGCGCATATGTAATTAGCTTGCCACACAGTGATGGTAATTGGGCCGTTAGTGAAACGTTGCGACCTGGTTGGACACAAATATTACCGCAGGCTCCGGATTCATATAGCATCTCTGTCGATAGTCATACTAAAGTCATCGCAAACAATGATTTTAAAAATAAGTTTACCGCGGTAGTCAGACAATCTCCCGACATGAACGGAGATGGCGTAGTAGATCTTCTCGACCTGATAATAATCGGAGATTCATATCTTAAACATGCTGGTGACGCAGGCTTCGACTCGCGAGCCGATTTGGATCAAGATGGTTACGTCAGTGAGATAGATAAAGCGTCGTTTGGCATGGCATTTAACGACCCGGCTTGGTGGGCGGCCTACTCGGTAAATAGTAAGACAAAAACCGATTCGAATCCCGATGAAAATATTATTAAACCACTAGAACCAGTCGTGGTAGCGCCATTGCTTACTCAAACGGTCACGAACGATGCAACAACCTTCTTGAAACCTGGCGGATTAGTCAATTATACCGCCACGATAAAAAATACCGGCAATGCTGCAGCGCAGAATGTTAAGGTTATAGCAACATTACCAAGCGGTCTTTTCTTCACAGATTCACTGGGAACGGAGAAAACATTAACTTCCGGTGGAGCGCTGGGGCCGAATGATACCATGACTCTGAAATATCAAGGGACTATAAAAAACGACGCTATTAATGGTATATACAAAGACACGCTAACAGTTACTGCTGATAATCATACTATGCTTAACGGAGGCTCTTCAGTGGAGGTGCGTCTGCCTGAGGTGGTGCTGCCAAATACCACCACCCTAGACGTCGCGCTCCAATCAAATGTGACATTTGTCAATCCAGGCGATGCCATAAAATATACGGTAATAGTGACAAACACCGGCGCTGCACCGGCGGTTGATGTGCGCTTGAGAATGACATTACCGGACGGGCAGACTTTCGTAGAAACCGGCTCGGCTGAACGGGAGTGGGCATTGGGTAATATTGCGGTAGGAAATAAAGTTACCACTACAGTTGACGGGATTGTATCGGAAACAGCTGCCGCCGGTATTGGTAAGGCGTCAGCTGTAGCCACCTCGGTTAGTATTAGTTCCGCTGTAGCAGCATTTATCAATATCGAGGTAAAGGCACCACAAGTATTAGGTGCCGAAACAGGCCCTACGGATACGGTTGAAACATTGGCTGCGACCGGAATTGGCTGGGCGGACTATGTCTTGCTTATGGCCATTGGAATGTTATGGCTGGGTTCGGGGATATACTGGTATCGGCTGCGGCAAAAAATAAATCATGCCACGGGTAAATAAACCCACTAGACAAACGGTCAAAAAAGTTCGGCGCGCCAACGTCCGAAGCCGAGTGGCAGCGGTTCAAAAACGCCAGAATATTTTATCGGTTAGGTTTGGCTACGGATTGATTGCGCTTGCCGCTTTGGCCGGGGTATTGTTGGCTTACCCGTATGTCAAAAGTTGGAGCTGGTCAGCGGGCGAGGTTAGCTCCGTGTCACCCCACGTGGTAAATAACGGATCTGATTCTACTACCAAACAACTCACTGATGAGAACAGGCTGTTAATACCATCAATCGGGGTCGATACGCCGATTATCGAAGGTCCAAACGAGTCGGCACTCAACCAGGGTGCTTGGCGCATACCCAAAACCTCCACGCCGGATCAGGGCGGTAATACAGTAATTAGCGGCCATCGGTTCAAATATTTGCCGCCCAACAACACCACATTTTATTTGCTGGATAAATTGCAGCCAGGTGATGCGATCCAGGTGCAATGGGCAGCCAAGCTGTATAATTATCAGGTAACCGGATCACGCGAAGTGAAACCCGAACAAGTTGAAATCTTAGACAATACCAACGATGACCGGTTAACGCTCTTTACCTGTACGCCGATATTATCAACGGCGCGTCGGCTGGTGGTAACTGCCAAGCTGGTGAACATTGCAAATGGCGCGTGAAGTCGTTGACAAAATAGCAATTTTGAGATATGATTCGGCATTGGACAGCCAAGTTCAAAAAATATGAATGAGCCATCATACGCAAATCTACAGAGCATTGGTAGCCGAAGTACGGAGTATTTTAAGCATTATTTTATTCCGCACGATGGCAATTTCCACCGACCTAAAATTCTAAGATACCGGTGGTTGCGTGGTTTCACCGTCGCCTTGTTGCTGGTAAAAGTATCAGTTACCGGTTTTCTCTTTTTATCGTATCCCAGCCAGGCTCAGTTTGCATCGATTACGGCCGAACAAATTGCCAGTTTGACTAATTCGGAAAGGGAAAAAGCCGGCCTACCTGCGTTGAATACCAACGGCTTATTGCAAAAAGCAGCACTCAATAAGGCTAATGATATGGTGGCCAAAGGTTATTTTGACCATACCAGCCCGGACGGGCGGCGACCATGGGACTGGGTGGCTGGAACCGGATATCGTTATATTTATGCGGGTGAAAATTTGGCGAAAGATTTTACCAGCGCCCAAAGTACCGTCAAGGCGCTGATGAACAGCCAGTCGCATAGAAAGAATATTTTGAATGAAAAATATTCCGATATCGGGATTGCGGTAGTTGACGCAACATTTGAAGGGCGAACCACCACTTTGATGGTGCAACTGTTTGGATCCACCAGTAACGCCAACCTAGTCAAATCAAACACTGTCAAACCGACTGTTGTGACTCCAGTAGAAAATCCACCTGCTCAAGTGCCAGCGATCACTCCGCCGGTTCCAACCTACACCGCCCAGGTGGTGGAGCAAAGCCAGGATATTGTTCAGCTAGCCAGTGGAACTGAAACCTCGATTTGGGCCGAGTTCAAAAATACCGGTACAGCAGTCTGGCAAAATAGCGGCGATCATTTTATTGCGCTTAATGTCACCGATCCGGCTGGCCGGCACAGCCCATTCCAGCACTATCGCTGGCCGGAGTATTATCGTGCCGGCATATTACCAGTATCCGAAGTTAAACCCGGTGAAAAGGTAAAAATCGAGTGGCCGATTATGGCGCCGAATACACCCGGTTCGTATCAAGAAAATTTTGCGTTAGTGGCAGAAAATTTGACCTGGATTGATGGCGGCTCGTTTAATGTTCCAATAATTGTTTCGGCACCACTGCCCGTATCGGGACAGGTAAATGGTCAATCAACATCATTAGTTGAAAATACCATATCCACCGCCAGTATCATTCCCGCACAGTCTTACAGCCAACCAAATATCGGCTTAACGGCAATATTGGTACGCTATGCGGATTATTTCTACTTGGTCATATTCGCCTTACTGTCCGTTGCGTTGATGCTAACCGTATTTATCAAGATAAGAATTCAACACGCCCCCACATTGGTTCGCACCATGCTGGTAATTGTATTAGCCGGGCTGCTTTACCTGACGCATTTCCATTTCCTGGACGTACTTGGCAATAACGTGAAATTGTTCTAAAATACCATCCGGAAACAAACGGCAGGGAGTGGCATAATCTATGCTTCACCCCTCGTTGTTATTGCGCTGGCTGGCAATCGGTTATTTTCTGGGAGTGGGCGCCTGGTCATATTGGCGTCCACCAGCTTTGATTTGTCTCGCAGTGGCTGTAATGTCTATTGTGATAGCGTATAGCACGCACAAGTTAGCCTGGTCGGGAATCGTAATGGTGACGCTGGCGTGTATTATCGGTGCGGTGCATATTACCGGCACATTGTCACAACGAACAGCTGGGCGGGTGGCGGGTTGTTGTGATAAACCGCTTCAAATATATGGCACAGTGGATGCCGAGCCGATAATAGGCATCGATCACCAAACGCTCACTATCGCGCCCAAATCAATTGGTAATGTTAGCCGCTCGGCTAGGATGTTGGTTCGTTTGCCGCTGGGGCAAGCGATTAAATATGGCGATATCGTCACATTAAAATGCTCACCCAGTCTGCCGAAGCCGACCGATGATTTTGCTTATGATAAATATCTTATGCTATCGAACATCCGCGCCACCTGCCAGACCGCTTACGTAGAAGTTGAGGGGAGCCAACGCAGCCATGTTGTTATGCGGTTGTTATTCCAAGCCAAGCATTGGACCACCGAAAGACTTCAGCTGGCCTTACCAGAACCGCAAGCATCGCTTATGGCTGGATTATTGATCGGTTCACGTAGCGGTTTGCCCGAATCAGTATCAAACGATTTTCGAGCCAGCGGCGTGTCACACATTATTGCCATATCGGGTTACAATATTACAATCATAGCCTCCATGATTTTCACCGTCACATGCCGTTACCTGGGGCGTAATCGAAGTTTTTGGTTGGTAGTCGCCGTATTGTTTGTATTTACTATTATGACCGGGGCGCAGGCATCGGTTGTCCGTGCCGCTATTATGGGTATAATGGCCTTGTTGGCAAAAAAAATCGGACGGGTCGGTGCAATTACCAACATCTGGCTAGTGGCCGGACTATTGATGATCGCAGCCAATCCAATGGTGCTAGTTTATGATGCCGGATTTCAATTGTCATTTCTGGCTACCGCTGGGTTGATTTGGATATCGCCGGTAATTGAAAAATACCTAAAATGGGTACCGCAATTAGTCGGTATACGAGAATCTCTGGCTTCAACTTTATCTGCCACAGCCCTTACCCTGCCGATCATGATCGGAAATTTTCGTCAGGTGTCATTAATATCGCCGGTAGTAAATATGTTAATACTGCCGGTGATACCCGCGATAATGGCTGTTGGTGCGATTATTATCGTCACGGCCGCAGTCAGCGCGACGCTAAGTCAAATCATCGGCTGGTTTGGGTGGCTGGGATTGTCATACATATTAAGCATTACGCATTGGTTCGGTAATTTACCCCACGCGGCTATTAAAATCGAACAAGATACAACATTAAAACTACTGGGCGGATATAGTGTGGCAATATTGATAGTTTTACTTAGGAAATTATCAGCTTATCGAAAGAAAAATGCGACATAGAATTATAAAACTCATCATTAGAGCCGGTCTGTTGTCGGTGGCGTTGCTGGTTATTGTTGTTTTGCGGCACAATCAGGGATACCGGGTGATATTTTGCGATGTGGGACAAGGCGATGCCATATTGATTACGGCGCCAAATAACATCCAGATACTAATTGATGGCGGACCCGATCAGCGAATTCTAGAGAAACTTGGCAAGTATATGCCCTTTAACGATCGTACCATCGAAACTGTCGTGGTAACGCATCCGCACGCGGACCATTTAGCTGGTTTGTTGGAAGTCGCCCAGCGTTATAAAATCGACCGAGTAATCGAAACTGACATGCCCGCAAATGATTCACTGGCTGAAACTTGGGACGGCATACTAAGCCGACGAGGCATCTCGACAATTCGGGGGAAAACCGGTCAAAAATGGCGGTATGACGATAATCTAACCATAAGTATTATTTACGCAACGGAGCGCACGGCGGCATCGGTACGGGACTTGAATGAACTCTCTATTGTTAGCGAGGTGAATATTCTAGGTAGAAAGTATTTAATGACCGGTGATATGACGCAGGCCATGGAAGAGACAATTATGATGAACGAACCAACGCTCCGAGTTGATGTGCTGAAGGTAGCGCATCACGGCAGTCATTTCGCAAGCCAGGAGTTATGGTTAAAAACAATTAACTCAACCTTAGCGGTTATCTCGGTGGGTCAACCCAATCGATATGGCCATCCCGCACCTGAGATACTGTCACGCCTGCAGCAACAGGGAATAATATATTGGCGGACAGATCAAACGGGTGACATTCAAATGATCTATAAAAACGGCCAATGGGTGACGCAAACCGAAAAAAGTGTTATGCTATAATCAAATTAATGGAAAATAAATGAAAAAAACTATAGCTCTAATGTTGGTGGTTTTTGGGTTGGGTTGGTGTGGGCATAAAGCTCAGGCTGCCTACGGCGACGTTTCAACTTATTTGGGAAAACCATATGATGGCGATGGTGGGCAAGCCATCAGTGCATATTTTGATTTTCCGGAAGACGTGGTAGTTGACGCTAATAACAATCTTATTGTGGCCGATACCGCCAACCACGTGATTAGGAAAATAGATACCAAGGGCATTGTCACTACTTTAGCCGGTACCGGTTCCTATGGCGATGCTAACGGAGCGGCGACGGCGGCTGAATTTGCATCGCCGCGCGGTGTTGTCACCGACACCAACGGGAATGTTTATGTGGCGGATAGCGAGAATAATCAAATACGTAAAATCGATCGATATGGAGCTGTCTCGGCCTTAGCCAGCGGTTTGAGTAACCCGCAGGGCGTGGATGTGTATGGAGGGTATGTGTATATTGCGGATACCGGCAGTAACTCCATTAAACGATTGCCAGCCGCTGGCGGTGCGGTTCAGACTGTAGCCAGCAATCTAAGCGCACCCAAAAAGATTTCTATTGATAGCAGTGGAACCTATATTTACGTAGCCGATAGCGGCAGCCATAAGGTAAAACGGGTAAACCTATCGACGGGCGATGTGGTTGATATCGCCGGTTCGGGCAATGCGGGCTATGTCGAAGGTACCGGCGCGGCGGCATCTTTTAACAATATCTGGGGGGTAGAGTACTACAACAACAAGCTGTATGTCACCGATGGCGACGGTTACACAGATTTCTTGAGAGTTATCGACCTGTCAAATTCCACTACTAGTCTGCTGGCACAGGATGCGGTGATGGCGACACTGAACTTTCCCAGCGGCTTAGTGGTATCAAATAACTATATTTATGTTGCCAATTCGGGTATTGGTACGATCAGACGCTTTAGTCTGGCCGATCCGTCCAATGTCAACGAAGACATCGCTGGTGCCAATCGATTCAACAATCGTGATGGCGCCGCCGCCCAAGTATTGCTGGGCCGTCCCTGGGACATGGTGCTGAGTCCGGATCGGCAATGGTTATATGTGGCCGAAAACAATAAAATCCGCCGGATTAACTACGCTACCGGGGACGCTATTCATCTGATTGGCAGCGTAGTGGATAATTATCGTGAAGGTGATGTCACGAGCGCGCGGTTTAGCAATATTACTTCGCTAGCGATAAATTCCGACGGCAGTACGCTATATCTGACCGATCGGTGGAATAATCGTATCCGAAAAGTAGAACTCGCCACATCGATAAGTTCGCTGGTAGCGGGCGGCGGCTTGATTAACAGTACCGGTGAGCAGAATAACGGTTATGCTGAAGGTGTGGGCGATACAGCCAGATTCGACAAACCGGCCGGAATTGCCATCTCGCCCGATAACAAATATCTCTATATTTCTGACTCGGGGAATAATCGCATTCGCCGGATTACCATTGCTAGTGGCGAAACAGTACTAATTGCCGGAGGAAGCGCCGGGTTTACGGATGGTGCTGGCGGGGAAGCTAAGTTTAATAAACCCTACGGTTTGTCGTTGGATAAATACGGCGAAAATCTATACGTCGCCGACACTAACAATCATGCGATTAGAAAGATATCGTTAGCCAGTAACATGGTTAGCACATTGGTGGGGACGGGTTCGGCAGGCTATAACGATGCGATTGGACGCCGGGCGGTATTTTCATATCCGGAATATTTGAGAGTGGATACGGCGGGAAATATTTATGTCACGGAAGCGGGATCGCACCGTGTCAGATTGATCGAAAAAGACACCCTGATCACGAAGTTAGTAGCCGGTTCCGGAGAGCGAGGCTATCACAACGGAGCAAGAGCCGTCGCGGAATTTAACAATCCGAAGGGTATGTTGATTGATGGTCGGTCAAATATTGTGATGGTGGCCGACTCCAATGATGATGTTATTCGCCAAGTAAATATTCAAGGTACCGCTCCATTTACCGAGGCCGGGCCGGAGATAACAAACGTTAGCCCCAATACCATCGCTTTATCATGGGACAAGGGGACGGGATTGCGGGTGAATATCTTTGGTAAAAACTTCCGTCATGGTGCAGCGGTAAAATTTGGACAAATTGATGCCACGAAAACCTACGTTGTTAAAAGCACGGAATTAGTTATTGAGCTGCCGGTAAAACAATTATCAACCGGTTGGTATGACGTTTCAGTAACTAACACAGATGGTCAATCGGCATCACTTTATCGAGGTCTGGGTGTAAAAACCTCAACGGGCGCATCGGTTCCAAACATTGATCATCCATTAGACGAAAAAGGTTCCTTCTATGCATATTCCAGCAAAGTACGGGGTGGTTATTTTGCCGCCTCTGGTAATGTGATGGGTACGTCTGCCGCTGAGATAGTGGTCGGGACAGACCGCGGTCTCGGCCCCCAAGTCCGGGTCTTCAGTGGCACCGGCATGGTTCTGAGCCAGTTCTTCGCCTACGCCCAAACATTGCGTTCTGGTGTCCGGGTAGCCACCTGTGACACCAATAATGATGGTTATGATGAAATAATCACAGTCCCAGGCAAAGGCGGCCGGCCTCAAGTCAGAATATTCAATGGCAAAGGCACCCCCATAGGCAAAGGGTTCTTTGCCCTGGATGGCAAGTTCACCGGCGGAGCCAACATTGCCTGCGGTGATGTCAACGGCGACAGCCGTCCTGAAATCATCGTAGCGGCCGGCCCCGGCGGCGGCCCCCATGTCACCATCCATAAATCTGACGGCACCATGCTGACCAATTTCATGGCCTACGCCAAGAACTTCAAAGGCGGCATAGTCCTGGCGGCCATCGACATCGACGGCAACGGCTCCAAAGAGATCATCACCGCTCCCGAGAAAGGCGCTCCTCATCTCCAGATGTTTACCGGCAAAGGCAAGCGCATGAATCCCGGTATCTACGCCTTCAGCCGCACCTTCGGCGGCGGCCTCTCAATTGCCGGCGGTGATGTCGATGGCGACGGCATTGAAGAAATACTCACTACCCCCGGCCCCCAATCCCAGGCCCTCCTCAAGATCTTCAAAAACAGCGGCCAAACCCTATCCAAGAGCTTCTACCTCTATCCCAAAACCTTCACCGGTGCGGCCCACATTACATCCGGCGACGTTAACGATGACGGACTAGACGAGATTATTGCCGTCCCGTACTCCAACTCCTCCCCGATGGTCAAAATCTACAACCAGAATGGGGCGCTGACGGAGTAAGAAATAAGCAAACATTATTGAGCCAAAAAGCTTTCTTTTGGGTACACGAAAAAACCGCATACAAGTATCCGGTGTTTCCGAGTGGCGGACCCAAGGGGATTTGAACCCCTGATCTTCTCCGTGACAGGGAGACGTGTTAGACCGGGCTACACCATGGGTCCACGTATCGTGGCTCTGTTGGAATATTGAGAACAAAAAGCATTATAGCACAGCAATCAGATTAAGCAAGCCCATTGCCAAAAAGAGACCAGCCGAGTATACTTGCCGGGTATAAAAATAAATCAAACTGTTTTATGAATCATTTCTTGAGGTATTGGCTGCCAGTAATGTTATGGGCAAGTTTGATATACTATTTTTCGTCACTGCCAAATCTACACACGGAATTTGGAGGGTCGTGGGATCTAATACTTCGCAAAGGAGCACATGCGTCTGAATATGCAATTCTAGCCTGGCTGTTGTGCCGCGCAGCAGTACCACGGCCGGTAAACTATCGGATTCGATACTTGGTTATTTTTCTAATAGCGGCTGGTTACGCGGTGACAGACGAGTGGCACCAATCTTTTGTTTTTGGTCGTACAGCGACACGCTATGATGTAATGATAGACACAGTCGGCGCATTGGCCGGTATATTATTGCATGGGTGGTTTTTCCTAAAATCCAGAATTTTGAATAAATAAGTTTTACCTATGCCCAGACTTCTTAGTATCAACCCGTTCAGCGATTTTGCCTAGACGTGAAGTTACCAAGACAGCAATGATTGTTACGGCGACCGCGTATAAGAACAACGATATCAAGCTGCCTTTAGCGCCAAATATCTGTTTGAATAATGACTGAATGGCTTCGTTCCAAGCTAGCGCTGCTACCAGGCCAAAGGCGCTGGTTGCCAGCGTTATCATGGATTTGATTACTTCCTTACTCATACACGTAGGGTTAGTGATAAGCGAGTAGATTATACCACGAATATTATGCTTGCCGTGAGGGCTGATGACGTGGTACATTTATATTGAGATACGTAATATCAAGCCCATGATTATTGGTCTGATAGTTATCGCGATCGGGATTGTCTGGTTATTTTCTGCCAATGGACTGCTGAGTTCCCATACTTGGGATATGATATGGGCATTGGCGGTTATCGGCGTGGGCGTGTGGTTAATAATCCGGAGCCAAAGAGAAAAACCCTGGTGGCGCGTGTTTGATAATCAAAGCCGTGAAGACTGGGAACGTTGGGGGCGCGAATTTGGCAGTCGGGTAGAGAATTGGAGCCGGTCGATTGGCCAGGAAACCGGTGTGCAGTCAAAACGGTTCGGGCAAGAATTGGGGCGGCAGATCGAAGAGGGCGTCAGAAAAATGTTTAATAGCAAAGACGACCACCATAATACGGCAGCGTCGGATGCTAACCCAAACGAAGCTAATCAAGCTCAAAATGGACAATAAACATTGTCGACAATGCGAGCAGGCTTATACCGAAGGTGCTGATGGCTATTGCCAGGAATGCCTTCGAAAAACACAAGCTGATATGCTGAAACAATGGAATAATTTGAATGAACCGGAGGAGTAACTTCATTGATATAAGATATTGGAGAGAATGAAAAAAAACAAAAGCTATTTCGGAGCTATATCAATAATAATCGGTACCG carries:
- a CDS encoding DUF5654 family protein; translation: MSKEVIKSMITLATSAFGLVAALAWNEAIQSLFKQIFGAKGSLISLFLYAVAVTIIAVLVTSRLGKIAERVDTKKSGHR